Proteins encoded by one window of Ancylothrix sp. D3o:
- a CDS encoding DUF4079 domain-containing protein: MDLNQLLEPIAQFFRSLNIPEPITHWGHPAMMGIVIFVMGSFVGLTGWRVRLSKDGDLVNKNRSAHRQIAPWMFLFMALGYTGGLLSLVMQHQPILESPHFWTGSILLGLLAINGSISLFGFGGDNKATFRTIHAYLGSTALVLMVIHVVFGLKLGLSI; encoded by the coding sequence ATGGATCTAAACCAACTCCTCGAACCCATTGCCCAATTCTTCCGCAGCTTGAATATCCCCGAACCCATCACCCACTGGGGGCACCCCGCTATGATGGGCATTGTTATTTTTGTGATGGGTAGTTTTGTCGGACTCACCGGCTGGCGGGTACGACTCAGCAAAGATGGTGATCTTGTCAATAAAAATCGTAGCGCTCACCGGCAAATCGCCCCCTGGATGTTCCTATTCATGGCATTAGGCTACACCGGCGGACTCCTCTCTCTCGTTATGCAGCATCAGCCCATCTTAGAAAGCCCCCATTTTTGGACAGGCTCAATTTTGCTGGGATTGCTCGCCATCAATGGCAGTATCTCCCTATTTGGTTTTGGCGGCGACAATAAAGCTACCTTCCGCACCATTCACGCCTACTTGGGAAGTACCGCCCTTGTACTGATGGTAATTCATGTCGTTTTTGGGTTGAAATTAGGACTATCTATCTAA